Sequence from the Gadus chalcogrammus isolate NIFS_2021 chromosome 21, NIFS_Gcha_1.0, whole genome shotgun sequence genome:
gtgtttgtctgcgtgtctttgtgtgtgtgcgtatctgtgtgtctgcatgtatgtgtgtgtgtagaccggggggggggggggggggggggggggagtgttccTCGTCCCCTACTCCACTAGTTTCCTCttggagggggggatgaggtgGGCGGGCAGCTCGGCAGGCAGCTCGTGTCCCTCCAGCTTCACCTTGATCAGATGGTTCGCCAGTGCAAACTCCTCATCGTCCAGCAGGCCGTCCTTGTCGATGTCGGCCAGCTTCCAGATCTTTCCCAGCACCGTGTTGGGCAGCTTGGACTTCACCATCTCCCGCTTCACGTTGGCGCCCGTCACCTTGCCGTTGACCGGCGACAGGGTGTAGAAGATCTCGTCGTAGGCGGGCTTGTCGCGCGCCACCACCCACTCGGCCTCGTCGATGCCCTCTCCAGCGCCCTCGCCGTAGCCGTAGCCGAAGGGCCCGTTCAGGGTGTTGGTGAAGGCCCCGCCCTTCACGGCGGCGTTGGGCCTCAGGTTCTCCTCCTGCCGCACCAGCACCATGAGGCCGGCGATGTCGTGGGTCAGCATGTCGTCCACCGCCTCCAGCAGCTTGCCCTTCAGCGGCGGGAACTTGGTCAGGTCCTGGGACTGCagctggtcctggggggggggggagggccagggggagggattaggaggaggaggaggaggaggaaggggaagaggaggaggaggaggtggtaaaCAAAAGTCAAACCGATGTCACTTCTAGGCAGCATAATGTGGCCATAATGTGATTCAGTCAATTAACTTCTACGTTACCCTTCACATATGTGTTCCAAAGGCAAAGGCAAACCTTTGTGTCTAGAGCCAAGCAAATTGGTGACAAAATATACCTCCCTTCTTAAGCAgattataatataatacgcATGcactcgttttttttgttttttcttcttttcccaAAACATGCAAGAGCAAAACGAACATGGAACCATTACAAGCAACCGTATCAAGGTTTCACTCGACTTGTCAGCAGAGAATCCTGCCCATGGTACTTTAAAAGTGCCAGCTGGGGGAAGACTGTACACTCTCTGTGACGGCCTCTAGACCGGTTTACCTGCATCCTCTTGAGGTTGGGGAAGTCTCCGGGGGAGatctggtgctctctctctatgcggACGTAAATGTCACCCAGACTTGCTATCAGCTCTTTCTTCTTGTTGTCCTTCCCGAACACAGTGGGCATCTCTTTCTTCAGCGAGCTGATGATGTACGCGTGAACCTGcgccaaaaaaagaaacacatactCAACATTCTGGTAACTTAATAAGCAGACGAcagctctgtttgtgtgtgtgtgtgtgtgtgtgtgtgtgtgtgtgtgtgtgtgtgtgtgtgtgtgtgtgtgtgtgtgtgtgtgtgtgtgtgtgtgtgtgtgtgtgtgtgtgtgtgtgtgtgtgtgtgtgtgtgtgtgcacgtcgtTTGGTTGGTGCCTTGATTTCTAAAAATGCAGTTGGAATTTCAGTCTTTCctttaagaaaagaaaaaaagaaatcgacTTCCTCTCCAAACAGGAAACCGGAGATAATCCACTTAGGGGTTGAACAACCTCACTTGTCAAACTCACTACGTCTATGCTCTATGAGCTCCCtaaggagtgtgggggggggggggggggggggatatggggggaggagggggagaagggggagacgcGGTGACGCGTTGTGTCAAGGTTGACAGCTGGGTCGGGCCGGGATGATGGAGGGATAAAAGACGATGGATGAAATGGGAAACAGGATTTGGTTTTCCCACCCATCCCGTCAGTGGGATCAAGTGGGATGGCGCCGTTTTGTGTCCCTGAGGTTTCAAGATAAAATCGGCTTGTTGTTCTGGGGCGTCGCCTTGCCTTCAGTTCAAtccaattcaattgtatttgtacagCCCTTAATCGCAGTTGCAGCCTCAAGAGTGCTGAGCTGGCCAGATATTTACGACATGCCTTAACGATTAGACACTCGTTTTCACAAGTTTATATCATCTCCTGATGCTTAGCCTGTAAAAGAAGCaatgactttgactttgatatTGGGGAAATCGCAAAGTCAAAGTCACGACTCACCAGTGATTGTGTGAGTCCTGTAAATGTCACACATCCAAAAGCAAAAGCTATTGGCAAGCAAAAGGACCAAGCCATGAGCCAATTCCAGATCCATATGTGGACATTTGACTGACGCACAATATGTAAGTCAGTATTTAGCTCTGTCAGTGTGCTCCCACCCTGGGTGTAACAGGGCCTGACAGCAGAAGGGACACACCTACGTgggagaaaaggaaaaaaaaaaacgccatcCAAGCCAATAAGCTGACAGGTTTCGCCTGACGACGAGAAACTCAATGACCAATACCACATGCGCGCAACCAAACTCTTTCACTTAGGCAATAGTATTTGATGCATTCACACAAGCCGTGATAATGTCTGTGAAAACCAATGTTGGTTGGCTGATTGTGcgtaaatataaaaaagtttGTCATATTTAAGCTTAATGAAACATTCCGGAAAGAAAACTAcgatttcaaaatgaaaattGCGTGGGTTGTGATGTTGACATGTTTTAACCCTTCCCACAGTAGTGTACTTGGGTGTGAGATTTTTGAGAACTACGTCATTTCATCATGCATGATCGAAATTTGTGACGCATAAAACACCCTGAATGATCAGCTACCTCTCCTAACCAATTAAAACCACACAGCCCACTGACCAGTAACATCGCCTTTtctgtgtatacgtgtgtgtgtgtgtaggtctatgtttgggagtgtgtgtgtgtttgtgtgtgtgtgtgtaggtctatgtttgggattgtgtgtgtgtgtgtgtgtgtgtgtgtgtgtgtgtgtgtgtgtgtgtgtgtgtgtgtgtgtgtgtgtgtgtgtgtgtgtgtgtgtgtgtgtgtgtgtgtgtgtgtgtgtgtgtgtgtgtgtgtgtgtgtgtatgtgtatgtctgtttgggtgtatatatgtgtttcaatatgtgtgcatacatgcgtgtggttgtgcatgtgtatccgtgcatgagtgtgtgtgtgtgtgtgtgtgtgtgtgtgtgtgtgtgtgtgtgtgtgtgtgtgtgtgtgtgtgtgtgtgtgtgtgtgtgtgtgtgtgtgtgtgtgtgcgtgcgtgtccatttgtgtgcgtgcatgtgtgtacgccCGTGGTCATACCTTGGCGAGCCGCGCCCTCTTGATGAGGTCATTGAGCTTCCTAAGCGCGGCGTTCCTGGGAAGGGACTGGATGTCCTTGAACAGATCCTGCTCCTCTGCCTCAAACAGCTTCCTGTTGTCTGGGATCAGCAGTGGATGGGACCAGAAGGAGCCGATGTAGACCCGGATcacctgcagagagagggagagagacagagagaatacaACATAGTCATAACCTGTTATAACTATGTTATTCTGTCAATAATGTCTACGGAGATGGGGGGGAATTGCGGCTGATTGATTTTACCATGACATGTTGTCTGACTGTTCTTATACTGCTCAGTGATGTTCACTTTGTTTTGGGCTTTAACCTTTTGGAGTACTACTTTGCTATTTTTTGCCTTTGTCTAATTTTTTAAGTTCTTTGGAGaactttaatgtttttttaccattaccataaagctcttttgaattgaattgaactgaTTAGtgccagagacagagatagagcgacagagacagagagaaagagacagagacagaaactgAGACATAGatagcgacagagacagagagacagcgacagagacagagtcagagataaacaacaacaactgaaagAGAATCAGTCACCCATTAATAAATCGATAATCAACACATTTATCAACACATTTCTCTCTTTAACTAAACTTCAAAATGGCATGATTTGTTACCTCCGGCGTGTTGACGATTTTCCCCAGGGACCACATCAGGGCTCCATACACCCTCATCAGCTGCTGGGTCTCTATCTGGTCCGCCTTGTTCAACACCAC
This genomic interval carries:
- the ehd3 gene encoding EH domain-containing protein 3, which gives rise to MFSWLGTDDRRKKDPEVFATVSEGLKKLYKTKLLPLEECYKFHEFHSPALEDADFDNKPMVLLVGQYSTGKTSFIRYLLEQDFPGMRIGPEPTTDSFIAVMHGDTEGVVPGNALVVDPKKPFRKLNAFGNAFLNRFVCAQLPNPVLESISVIDTPGILSGEKQRISRGYDFAAVLEWFAERVDRIILLFDAHKLDISDEFSDVIKALKNHEDKIRVVLNKADQIETQQLMRVYGALMWSLGKIVNTPEVIRVYIGSFWSHPLLIPDNRKLFEAEEQDLFKDIQSLPRNAALRKLNDLIKRARLAKVHAYIISSLKKEMPTVFGKDNKKKELIASLGDIYVRIEREHQISPGDFPNLKRMQDQLQSQDLTKFPPLKGKLLEAVDDMLTHDIAGLMVLVRQEENLRPNAAVKGGAFTNTLNGPFGYGYGEGAGEGIDEAEWVVARDKPAYDEIFYTLSPVNGKVTGANVKREMVKSKLPNTVLGKIWKLADIDKDGLLDDEEFALANHLIKVKLEGHELPAELPAHLIPPSKRKLVE